The nucleotide window GCTGCGAGCACGCCCGAGGCCCCCGTCGTATCTTCATAGCGCAGAGCGCCCGAGAGCAGCACCGTCGTCGTGGCGATCCCCGAATGCGGATGCATTGGAAACATGGCACCGCCGGTGGCCTGAAAATCGAAGTAATCCAGAAACACAAACGGCTTGACCTGATGCCCGATGTCGCCGGGGCTGAAGATCCGTGTCACCGGGCCATGTCGGTGACCGGTGGCACGCTGAACCACATAGCGCGGCGCGCTCTGCGGTGCGGTCACTGGCCGCTTGGAATGCAGTGATGCGGTGAGGTTGTCCATCGAGATGTTCCGTCAGAAGAGGTAAGTGCAACTCTAGGAACTGGACATGTAGCTGAGAAGCCTATATTTTTCGATGGAATCCATCCGCAGGAGCGATAGATGCTCGACGGCGTATCGTTGGACCAGCTACGAACCTTCATCGCGGCCGCGGAGGAAGGCAGTTTTTCTGCGGCAGGACGCAAGCTGCGCCGGGCCCAGTCCGTGGTCAGCCAGACCATGGCGAATCTCGAAGCGCAGTTGCGCGTCACGCTGTTCGACCGCAGCGCACGCTACCCGGTGCTGACCGACGAGGGCAAGGCACTGCTGAGTGAAGCCAAGAACGTGGTAAATGGCATGGATGCGTTCAAGGCACGCGCCCGCACCTTGTCCGAAGGACTGGAGCCCGAGCTGTCGGTGGCTGTCGACGTGATGTACCCGATGGCCTCGCTGACCGATGCCGTCGGCGCCTTTCGCGAGGCCTTTCCGACGACACCGCTGCGTATGTATGTCGAGGCGCTGGGTGCCGTGGTCCAGCCGGTGCTGGAAGGCACATGCCGTATCGGTGTGATCGGCTCGATGCCAGTGATACCCGAAGGCCTCAACGCAGAAAGGCTGCCGGGAGTGCCCATGGTCACCGTGGTCGCCCCCAACCATCCGCTGGCCGCAAGCCAAGATATCCTGCCCAGCAAAGTGCTGGAGGCGCATGTGCAATTGGTGCTGACCGATCGCACCACCTTGACGGCGGGCACCAATTTCGGTGTGTTCTCGCCGCTGATCTGGCGGCTTGCCGATCTTGGCGCGAAGCATGCCTTTCTCAAGGCCGGTTTCGGCTGGGGACATATGCCGCTGGCGATGGTGGAGCCCGATCTGGACGCCGGTCGATTGGTCCGCCTCCGTCTGGAAATGCACCAACCGGCCATACCGGTCATCGCCATGTACGCCGTCTACCGCACGGACGAACCGCCCGGACCTGCCGGGCGCTGGTTCATCGACCGCCTGCAACAGTTCACGACCGACGCGCCGGCGTAGCGCTTTCGCTCTCGCCCCCCCTCCCGACCCAATCGCTCCTGCGCAACGCAGGCTGTAGCATCGTCTTTTTCGATGGATTCCATCGAAACAAAGAGGCTACCGCGATAGGTCGTCGGCTCCTACGCTTGGGACATGACAACTCACTGTGTTGTCCAACCCAAGGAGCCTCAAATGACCA belongs to Pandoraea norimbergensis and includes:
- a CDS encoding LysR family transcriptional regulator, whose protein sequence is MLDGVSLDQLRTFIAAAEEGSFSAAGRKLRRAQSVVSQTMANLEAQLRVTLFDRSARYPVLTDEGKALLSEAKNVVNGMDAFKARARTLSEGLEPELSVAVDVMYPMASLTDAVGAFREAFPTTPLRMYVEALGAVVQPVLEGTCRIGVIGSMPVIPEGLNAERLPGVPMVTVVAPNHPLAASQDILPSKVLEAHVQLVLTDRTTLTAGTNFGVFSPLIWRLADLGAKHAFLKAGFGWGHMPLAMVEPDLDAGRLVRLRLEMHQPAIPVIAMYAVYRTDEPPGPAGRWFIDRLQQFTTDAPA